The following are from one region of the bacterium genome:
- a CDS encoding elongation factor Ts, with the protein MKVDTALVKQLRERTSISVLECKKALEEAGGDIEKAVVILKKKGMLTSQKKSVRETREGLIGSYVHLNGKIGVLVEVNTESDFVARNEEFKELVKNISLQITASSPSWLDRESVPADVIQQEKEIIAAQYKDKPASIIEKITEGKLNDFYKENVLLEQVYIKDEEITIKEYIDSKIAKLGENIRVKRFIKYEIGE; encoded by the coding sequence ATGAAGGTTGATACTGCGTTGGTAAAACAATTAAGAGAAAGAACAAGTATAAGTGTTTTAGAGTGCAAAAAAGCTCTTGAAGAGGCAGGAGGAGATATAGAAAAAGCAGTAGTTATTCTTAAAAAGAAAGGTATGCTTACATCTCAGAAAAAATCAGTAAGAGAAACAAGAGAAGGTTTAATTGGTTCTTATGTGCACTTAAATGGAAAAATAGGAGTACTTGTTGAGGTTAATACAGAAAGTGATTTTGTTGCAAGAAATGAAGAATTTAAGGAACTTGTTAAGAATATTTCACTCCAAATAACTGCTTCAAGTCCATCTTGGCTCGATAGAGAATCTGTTCCAGCTGACGTTATCCAGCAAGAAAAAGAGATTATTGCTGCACAATATAAAGATAAACCAGCTTCTATTATTGAGAAGATAACTGAAGGTAAACTGAACGATTTTTATAAAGAAAACGTTCTTCTTGAACAGGTTTATATTAAGGATGAAGAGATAACAATAAAAGAATATATAGATTCTAAAATAGCAAAACTTGGTGAAAATATTAGAGTTAAAAGATTTATTAAATATGAAATTGGAGAATAA